CTCCACCACCATGGCCTTGTCCACCGCCTTGCACATGTCGTACAGCGCCAGCGCCGCCACCGCGCAGCCCGTCAGCGCCTCCATCTCCACGCCGgtgcgcgcgcgcgccgcgcacTCGCACGCCACGCGCACGCGGCCGCCGCCGTCGCCGCGCGGCAGCTCCAGGCGCACGCGCGCGTGCTCCAGCGGCAGCGGGTGGCACAGCGGCAGCAGGTCGGCCGCGCGCTTGGCGCCCGCCAGCCCCGCCACCTGCGCCACGGTCAGCGCGTCGCCCTTGGGCAGGCGCGCGGCGCGCAGCAGGCGCACGACGCGCGCCGACACGCGCACGAAGCACTCCGCCTCGGCCGAGCGCCGCGTCGCCGGCTTGTCGCCCACGTCCACCATGCGCGCCTGCCCCTCGGCGTCCACGTGCGTGAGCGCGGCGCGCGAGCACAGGCCGCGTGCGAACACGCGCTGCGGCGCCGCTGTGAACGTGCACGGGTATAGCGCCTAGCCGCCGATCAGAATCATCGGCCGGTTCTTGGAGCGGGCGAGATTCTGCATGCCTACAACAGCGCCCACACGATGCGACTTGGGTTGACGAAACACATATCATAAGGAGTGTATAGAGTTCTTTGCGGTTGCGTCGATTCTAATAGGAGTAGCAGTCCGTTCGCGACTACAATAAACCGCGACTTGATTCGTCTTTTGCAAATAGGACACACAATGATGTAATAGTTGACGTAGACTCGACTGAATATCTCGACTATCGACGCACGTGAATGTGTGTCCGTTATCACTGACGAGTCTGCCAGGTGCACCACACCTTACAAGATCCTACATCTGATTGACCGCAAGTAAAGAAACCTTAACAAATAAACAAGAAACGTATTCACAGCGCGGCGTTCGAAGTACTAGATCACGATGTCgtttacgtggatttaggtttaaaaatcccatgggaactctgattttccaggataaagacACATTTCCTTGTTTAGTAGGATTGTCACCTTTAGGACATCTTTCTTATCGAAATGATGGCGAGGTATAAACTTCACAAGTTCAGGAAGACGCAGCGAACTATAAACGACCTGCAAGTGAGGGTGAGATGTACTGTGTACTGACCGGCGTGCTGCTTGTGCTTGCGCCGCAGCGCGCCGCGCACCAGCTCGACGAGCTCGCCCGTGTCCGCGCCGCCGCGCAGCGCGTCGCGCATGTTCGTCTCCGCCGCACCGAACAGGCACACCTAGGACGATTGACAAAACTGCCAAAATtatcctatattttattttattttattggtttgccaacagatagtacacataatattataaaataacaattacaattcacagagaaaataatatattcgatcgcattttcttttaaaattaaaacggaCATTCTGAATTCGCCTGGATTTTTCCAATcgacttataaaataaaattaaaaataataaatacttcaTTTGTATCGTGTAAAGTGTAAAGCATTGTGTGAGCAGCTTGCCGACGAGCGAACCGTCGCGTTTGTTGACACAAGTGGTGTGTGCGGTGTCGGAGGAGGAGGAGGGGGAGGAGGGAAGCTGACCTTGAGGTTCCCGTCGGCCGTGAGGCGCAGGCGGTTGCACGAGCCGCAGAACGGCACGCTCATGGACGAGATGAAGCCGACGCGCCCGCGGTAGCCCGGCACCTGCCACATCTGCACACCCGACACCCGTCACTTGCACTACTCCGCCaaatactacctactacctactacctatgttATCGTAACACTTGCAAAATATCGAACTGCAAATTTATTCGAGCCTCCAAATtccataattttaaaatatttactctCTAAAAGAAAAATACGATGATACATAATATACCAATTATATTTAGATTGGAAGAGCTTCCGTTGCCATCGTAATTGTTGGAAAAGTTTccgacgattacgataacgtgATCGTCGCCCATTCGTCCCGGGGGAGCACAACAATGGAGCTGCGGCTCACCGTGGCGGTCCTGCAGGGCGCCGGCGCGGCCGCGCGCAGCTGCGGGTGGCGGCGCCGCACCGCGTCCAGCGCCGCGCGCTCCGACACCATGCGCGAGTCCCGCCACTCGTTGCCCGCGAACGGCATGAACTCGATGAACCTGCAACACGCGCGCTCTACAACACGGCACCCCGCCTCCCCCCGCCGCCCGTCCGCCGCGGCGGCTACGTACCTCACGTCGACTTCCCGGTCCTTCGTCAGTTCCACGAAGTCGCAGATCTCGTCGTCGTTGAATCCTGCAAAACAGTATGCCTTAGCAGTTAGCCGCTGTGCCACATCGACGTCCGACGAAGCGACGCCCGTTTCCGATTCGCGGTACACGTACCTTTCATGAGGACTGTGTTAATTTTGACGGAAGGCAAGCCGAGCTGCAGCGCGAGGTCCAAGCTCGCCAGCACGTGCGACAGCCCCTGCCGACAAACACGCAGCCGTTACACCCCCGCGCCGTACGCCACAGCCCACATGACCACCCGTGCGATGCTCTCCGACACTCAAGCTTCGAGTGATCGATTACATTTACAACAGACTGTGGCTGTGTCTGTGTGTGACTTTGTACATTTGGAATACTGAATTTCATAAATTGAACATCAGCGACACTAGTGATTGCATTCCATTGTCCGTTAAAACTGATTGAGCAATGCCACACCTAAGAAAAATCCTGGTTATTATCACGAAGTTGTAATACCAGTACAGAAATAATTTAAGTGCCGAAAACGATGTTTAAGATGAATTATTTATattggcatcatcatcatcatcatcattaacaaccgagtcgtccactgctggatatagagTTGTAGGAACTTCTACACGGCACGGATTTGCgcggcctgaatccagcggctccctacgacatGTCCGATGTCATACCCTGTAATGGGGAAGATTTATATTGCGAAATCACCAATTGCAAGCACTTCGCTAGTCATCGAGTGTGTACGTGTGTAGTGTGGGCGCTCACCGGTCGGCGCGCCATGCGCTCGAACCGCTCGGCGCGCAGCGAGTCGAGCGACAGGTTGAGCGCGGAGAGGCCGGCGCGCTGCAGCGCGGGCAGGCGCCGCGTCAGCGCCAGCCCGTTGCTCGTCATCGCCACCGTGTGCACTCCGCGCAGCTCGCTCAGGCCCTCTGTGCGCAGAACGTACACGTCGTGAGTGTGGGGAGAGTGTTACGCACGCACGCATGGTGGGCTCGCCGCCCGTGAGGCGCAGCTTGCGCACGCCGAGCGCGCGCTCAGCCGCTGCCCGGCTGTGACGTGAGTGTGGTGGTGTGGGCCACGTGTGGGGAGAGTGTTACGCACGCACGACGTCGAGCAGGTCGGCGCGCAAGGTGGGCTCGCCGCCCGTGAGGCGCAGCTTGCGCACGCCGAGCGCGGCGAACACGCGCGCCAGCCGCAGCAGCTCGTCGCGCGACAGCAGCGCCGAGCGCGCGCTCAGCGGCACGCCCTCGGCCGGCATGCAGTACTGACCTGCACACGACACCGGTCTCACTCACACACACGTATGGGTGCCGCACCACCTAATTACATGCTTCATTTCTTTTctcaaattaacaaaaaaccacACTGAGTCACTCCTGTGATGTCTGtcctattttgaaatttttactatttgttgttatagcagcaatagaaaaacaaattctgtgaaaattttaactgtattgcggttcacaagatacatcccgctgacagacagatggatggacggacggacggacggacgtacgGACAGAAGGCGgacgcttagtaatagggtccaatTGACACcctttgagtacggaaccctgaaaataatgAGAATGGAATTTATAAGCTAAATGAAACATGAAACGGAAATGATTAAACTTCCTCTCAGACTTAGACAGGTTAATTATTGGGTTTCACCATCCTTTGCCTTGCATCATTAACAATAATTGccacaattaaattttctcTCAGACTTAGACAGGTTAATTATTGGGTTTCACCATCCTCTGCCTTGTATCATTAACAATAATTGCCACAATTAAACTTCCTCTCAGACATTATTGGGTTTCACCATCCTCTGCCTTGCATCATTAACAATAATTGCCACAATTAAATGGTGTCAGTGATTAGAAGAATAGGTAATAGAAAgtggcatttatttttaaatggaaaaTAGCAGAAATACAATTGTTAAATACTTAGGGGCAAACAATAGACAATTTAGTGGGCATAAACTTATGAAAATATTGGTACGAGAGTCAGAGATTTCTGGGCGTGCTGACAATtacaaaaacttaaattttttctGGAAGCCAATATTTTATGTGATTTTCAAATTAGGAAATGAATGGCATTATTTTAGCTTATTTTATTTCGCAACACCACACTATTGACTAAGCACACGACAGAACGTCACGCCCGGACTATCATGATATCTGAGACTGGCAGAAGCTATTTGCTACTTACATCTTAAATTACATCGCTCAGTAAGAGAAATGCGAAGATAGTCATGTTTGCGACCGTGCAGGTCCACGAGAGGATCCAGGGGGCTCTCCAGCGCAGCGGCCGGCGCCTGCACCTGCGGAGCACCGGCACATGACTCCAGACCGAGGAGCAACGCTCATCATATGTACccttatgtaggtatgtactttaACTCTCACCATTATTATACAAGTACCATCATAACTTCATCACGTCTGTGGACATCTGTCGACCTTGAgtcaaatttaacaaataagTCAGTAAAATGATGTTTGATACATGATTATTAACttattaagaactagctgatgcccgcgacttcgtccgcgtggattaaggtttttaaaaatcccgtgggatcgctttgatttttcgggataaaaagtagcctatgtccttccccaggatgcaatctatcgctgtaccaaatttcgccaaaattggttgaacagatgggccgtgaaaggctagcagacagacagacagacagacagagacacactttcgcatttataatattagtatggattagaaatGAAAACGATAATTATACTTACATTATTACTGTGTGCCTGGCGCTCCGAGGCCGCCAGTACGCTCCACGCGCCTCCGCTTCGCCGAGACGTCGCTCCGCGTAGCAAGTGGCGCAGACTGCTGCAGCACGACATCCTGTAAGCTCACGCCGCGACTAAATATTGACCCTCtgacaaataaacctggaatagcggtggaatagttatactctgttttgtctttctctgtcatcagtaatttgacatttgaaggaaaaagacaaaacagagtataactattccaccgctattccaggtttatttgttagagggtgaGAGTTTAGTGTCTCCTAAGATCTACCCAAAGATTACATTTTATTGCTTATTTCACCTTTAAATTTGAACAAATTGATACGTACACAGTACACAGTACACTGAACACGTAGCaactataatacctactttactttgcaattattatttaacttgtGTGCACAGTAGGTAGTTTACTTTACGAATGTGTTTCCactattaaataggtacctcgTATATTTCCAATTTAGCACAGTAATACGTGGCAATCAGTAATTATTAGTATCACAGTATGCTTAGCTATTAGTAAGGTTCTTGTTAAATAAGTTAATAACTTTTATGTATAAAACAAGCCACatccaaataaaataagatataaCTTAAAAGATTTATATGTAATGAACTTCTTGTTGACTagttgattgcgatcgtgatattgtcattgtagctgtcattctcgcGCAGATTCACATTTCATACCAACCCTACCCCTACCTACTATAATCAAAagaatcaaagaatttctaagtacctacttacagtcaTAGTCAACGTCTTGTAAGTTGGTGTCACAGAATCTGCgcgagaatgacagctacaatagcaaattcacgatcgcaatcaactctgattggataacgctcgctcactattggctacaatgcattgttgcaacaagaatcgcacatattcagccaatcagaacaattgagattgtaacaatgattgatgcagcttttagACAATCGCTGAATCGCCCTATGATCACTAGTCACAACCACAGAGCACTATTACTGTCAcaaccatcgacataggaggtaatcGAGGTAAATTGAGGTAATAACATTCTTTGGTCACAagtcacaactcacaagtgCTCACAAGTCACAGAACAATACAGTGCAACCATGTgcaacaaggctatcttggcgcgtggcaaaagtCGAACTAGCGTTGCCGTCCAGGCCGTCGATATGCGTCAGGTTTTTTCATCCGGTCCGGTTCAGGTCATCTGAAGGCACTCGATACACGTCCGATTCTTCCGTCAGGTTTTTAGTCGTTCCCGAGCTATTATTGTCGTGCCGCCTCTTTATTTATGCCTAACTAGCCTCGACTTGCAATGCCTCGGTTATGGGTTGAAATGAGACTTGAGAGACGTCACGAAGttatttgtgaatgtttgattatgcacgtgctagattagcctcagaagtatagagacaatagagtcaggaatcaacctactgagagtctagaccttagttcgttatcaataagctagggcgtggttgtaggtaggagacaaaataaaagattgtataaggaaataaactgttttattcagggaaaaactccctccaaatcaaagtttatctttaccattacttattgctttatcattaaataatttattatttcctttaagaaaaatctaccgccagttcgtaaaaagcatattatctaccgagagaaagaactggcaagaaaaaactcggtggtgtctattttgaaataccaattacacatttgaacaatacataaatcaacatacatagtacaacgaaagaaatataaaatcaacaatattcgtacctgtaggtatgtcacagcttcttcttaaaaataggaaaattaatcatctctaccgtcaaagcagagccatttataggctgggattaactcccaccctctgtataaaaatatagtgataccatgtaaagattaaattcaatagagtcaatagagtttaaactctactaaatttatatacttcaatttctacattatactctatttaaatctacaattactttatttctaaaatataataaaatcataattaaGTTTCATGAGTTTcgccatgtaagtaccatagatttgccatttataatctgttaattgttctgtcacgtctgtagtattttttctatcattttgacgtgcctctgtttacaaataaaatgtctatggtttagaattaattcttaagcaaaatctaaagagtttagtagcaatttcaagaaataaatagcaactctaaccatttatcttatacacgCACTCACCCGTGCTCGACGCGCAGTCTACTCGTCCGCGTCCGTGTGACACCACAATGATGCTCATTTTCCATGGCACGAAAGCAACCGAAGGAGAAGTTGTCTTCCTCCCCCGTTGCGTCGGATAGAATTCATTGTCTCGCACTTTGTAATACAAATAGAACGGACAGGTCTCGTCCAAACGAACCTGTGCGAACGCCTGTGGCAAGTAAATGCacagtaaatgtattctgtggccTGTGGCTGGTCTACGGTCTACCAATGAATGCTCCAAAGTGTTGACAAAGACGCCGAAGAAGTCGTTGTTTTTAACAAAGAATTTGGATGaattttatttctggtcggtgtgtACTACTAAAAGACTACTAAAGTCCATTTGAATGGCGAATGCATTTATTGTAAACAAAACATACCTGACACGACATTTCAGTTTTGCTAACAATATTTCACTGTTTCCCGTCACAAATCACTCACAAACGTCTTATTTCCTGAAGCACAAGTGAATGATAAGAATGAGTTTAGTCGATTGTAAAATCGGAAGTCGTATTTATTAACGGTCGTAGGATCTGTGTATTACGGCAAATGGGAACCAGTTAAACGATGCGTGACTGCGAATGATCTGACTATTCGAATCATTTACAACTACTAATGTACCTATTCGAATCGAATATTACTTTTATACTAATGCTCATAATCGAATGACAACTAACTAATAATGAGTATTTTAATTACTAATCACGTTTCGACTGCATTGTTCGGCACGACCCGGAATCGTAAGAATATATTCATTCAATCGTTCATTCTCAACTTTTGTGCTAATGTTTCCCATCACTATAGGTATAGTGACAAATGTACCTAATCACGTGCTGATGCCATATTTGTTTACCTTAAGTTTCACCGCTATTCAAATGGACTGTACGTAGTTTTAAGCGTCTATCTCTGAGTTTTCCGGTCTCTCATTCttgatgttttaatttaatgatgaTACGGGGCCTCAGAGTATCTTCTATGATGTAAAATCACTTGGTTTGTCAAATtcagtacctaatacctacctatatatctCAAATTGTCATTTAAATGTCaatcaattaggtacctatataagtgGCAAaggaaaacaaataaacaattattgaaaactcagtgtgaaaactttaaaattattagtatCCTATTAATTAGTTAATAAGTGGATAAATTATCTTTGCTAGTAATCTGTGATTAGGAACGAAGTTGTAAAGTTTGGTATAATAACAAAGATTGtaaagtacctaactacctacggCTACTATATTTTCGAAAGTTGTAACTAAAAGTACCTAAACTGATAGCGAATGAAGACAAATGGCCCTGTTTCCAGCGTATTCCTCGTCTAGACAAGATATCGAACATGTCGCGGAAGAGTTGTGTAAGTGTGCTTCTATcacgagtggcgagtggcgagtggcgagtggcaaGTGGCGAGCCGGGGTGCTCGCAGCCCGTGGCCGCTGACCGGGCGCTGTGTGTTGCAGCGAGCGAGCAGTCGGACGCGTcgccggcgcgcggcgcggagGCGCAGCTGCTGGCCAGCGACGACGACGACGCCGAGCCGGCGCGCAAGCTGCGGCGCGCCGCGTCGCCCGCCGACTTCTACCTGGACCGCCGGCTCGACCGCGGCAACCTGCGCGTCTCCACGCTCTACTACCCCGGCCGGCCCGAGTGAGTACCAGTACCGAGGTGAGACAGGCCTGCCGATGTGCTCACAGTTCCCAGTAGATAACAAGAGTGAGACAGGCCTGCCGATGTGCTCACAGTTCCCAGTAGATAACAAGAGTGAGACAGGCCTGCCGATGTGCTCACAGTTCCCAGTAGATAACAAGAGTGAGACAGGCCTGCCGATGTGCTCACAGTTCCCAGTAGATAACAAGAGTGAGACAGGCCTGCCGATGTGCTCACAGTTCCCAGTAGATAACAAGAGTGAGACAGGCCTGCCGATGTGGTCACAGTTCCCAGTAGATAACAAGAGTGAGACAGGCCTGCCGATGTGGTCACAGTTCCCAGTAGATAACAAGAGTGAGACAGGCCTGCCGATGTGCTCACAGTTCCCAGTAGATAACTAGAGTGAGACAGGCCTGCCGATGTGGTCACAGTTCCCAGTAGATAACAAGAGTGAGACAGGCCTGCCGATGTGGTCACAGTTCCCAGTAGATAACAAGAGTGAGACAGGCCTGCCGATGTGGTCACAGTTCCCAGTAGATAACAAGAGTGAGACAGGCCTGCCGATGTGGTCACAGTTCCCAGTAGATAACAAGAGTGAGACAGGCCTGCCGATGTGGTCACAGTTCCCAGTAGATAACAAGAGTGAGACAGGCCTGCCGATGTGGTCACAGTTCCCAGTAGATAACAAGAGTGAGACAGGCCTGCCGATGTGGTCACAGTTCCCAGTAGATAACAAGAGTGAGACAGGCCTGCCGATGTGGTCACAGTTCCCAGTAGATAACAAGAGTGAGACAGGCCTGCCGATGTGGTCACAGTTCCCAGTAGATAACAAGAGTGAGACAGGCCTGCCGATGTGGTCACAGTTCCCAGTAGATAACAAGAGTGAGACAGGCCTGCCGATGTGGTCACAGTTCCCAGTAGATAACAAGAGTGAGACAGGCCTGCCGATGTGCTCACAGTTCCCAGTAGATAACAAGAGTGAGACAGGCCTGCCGATGTGCTCACAGTTCCCAGTAGATAACAAGAGTGAGACAGGCCTGCCGATGTGCTCACAGTTCCCAGTAGATAACAAGAGTGAGACAGGCCTGCCGATGTGGTCACAGTTCCCAGTAGATAACAAGAGTGAGACAGGCCTGCCGATGTGGTCACAGTTCCCAGTAGATAACAAGAGTGAGACAGGCCTGCCGATGTGCTCACAGTTCCCAGTAGATAACTAGAGTGAGACAGGCCTGCCGATGTGGTCACAGTTCCCAGTAGATAACAAGAGTGAGACAGGCCTGCCGATGTGGTCACAGTTCCCAGTAGATAACAAGAGTGAGACAGGCCTGCCGATGTGGTCACAGTTCCCAGTAGATAACAAGAGTGAGACAGGCCTGCCGATGTGGTCACAGTTCCCAGTAGATAACAAGAGTGAGACAGGCCTGCCGATGTGGTCACAGTTCCCAGTAGATAACAAGGGTGAGACAGGCCTGCCGATGTGGTCACAGTTCCCAGTAGATAACAAGAGTGAGACAGGCCTGCCGATGTGGTCACAGTTCCCAGTAGATAACAAGAGTGAGACAGGCCTGCCGATGTGGTCACAGTTCCCAGTAGATAACAAGAGTGAGACAGGCCTGCCGATGTGGTCACAGTTCCCAGTAGATAACAAGAGTGAGACAGGCCTGCCGATGTGGTCACAGTTCCCAGTAGATAACAAGAGTGAGACAGGCCTGCCGATGTGGTCACAGTTCCCAGTAGATAACAAGAGTGAGACAGGCCTGCCGATGTGGTCACAGTTCCCAGTAGATAACAAGAGTGAGACAGGCCTGCCGATGTGGTCACAGTTCCCAGTAGATAACAAGAGTGAGACAGGCCTGCCGATGTGGTCACAGTTGCTACACTTGAACCACACATTGATCAATTGGTAAATTGGAAATACAGTGAATTTTTTTGAAGCAGTTTAGTATCTTAAGTCAACGGAACGAACCGCGCACACTTGCTAGAGACTGGGCTGACGCGGCGCCGTGTGCATTGTGCAGGTACTGCTGCGCCGCGGCGCCGCGTGCCGCGCGGCCGGCTCGCGCGCGCTACTACAGCCGCCGCGCGCCcgacgcgcccgccgcgcccgcgctgCACGAGCGCGTCGTCGCCTTCCGCCGCCTGCTCGCCGCCGCGCCCGACGACGTCGCGCTCTGGGAGAGCTTCATAGACTTCCAGGTGCGTCCCGACGTCACCATGCACCCGCACTACAGCCGCCGCGCCCGACGACGTCGCGCTCTGGGAGAGCTTCATAGACTTCCAGGTGCGTCCCGACGTCACCATGCACCCGCACTACAGCCGCCGCGCCCGACGACGTCGCGCTCTGGGAGAGCTTCATAGACTTCCAGGTGCGTCCCGACGTCACGCCCGCCGCGAGCCCTCGGCGTGTGTAACTCGCGATCGTGTGCAGGACGCGTGCGGCGGCGCGGACGGCGCGCTGGCGGCGGCCGAGGAGGGCGCGGCGCGGCTGCCGCGCGCCCACCGCCTGCGTGCGCGCCTGCTGGCCGCGCTGCGCCGCGCGCTGCCGCCGCACGCCGCGCTCGAGCGTCTGCGCGACATGCTGGCCGCGGAGCGCGCGGCGCCGGCGCGCGTGGAGCTGTGGGAGGCGCTGCTGCGCGCGCTGGCGGCGGCGCCGG
The Maniola hyperantus chromosome 11, iAphHyp1.2, whole genome shotgun sequence DNA segment above includes these coding regions:
- the Mocs1 gene encoding molybdenum cofactor biosynthesis protein 1 isoform X2, with protein sequence MENEHHCGVTRTRTSRLRVEHGMSCCSSLRHLLRGATSRRSGGAWSVLAASERQAHSNVQAPAAALESPLDPLVDLHGRKHDYLRISLTERCNLRCQYCMPAEGVPLSARSALLSRDELLRLARVFAALGVRKLRLTGGEPTLRADLLDVVQGLSELRGVHTVAMTSNGLALTRRLPALQRAGLSALNLSLDSLRAERFERMARRPGLSHVLASLDLALQLGLPSVKINTVLMKGFNDDEICDFVELTKDREVDVRFIEFMPFAGNEWRDSRMVSERAALDAVRRRHPQLRAAAPAPCRTATMWQVPGYRGRVGFISSMSVPFCGSCNRLRLTADGNLKVCLFGAAETNMRDALRGGADTGELVELVRGALRRKHKQHAAAPQRVFARGLCSRAALTHVDAEGQARMVDVGDKPATRRSAEAECFVRVSARVVRLLRAARLPKGDALTVAQVAGLAGAKRAADLLPLCHPLPLEHARVRLELPRGDGGGRVRVACECAARARTGVEMEALTGCAVAALALYDMCKAVDKAMVVEGLRVVRKAGGASDWPPPRAEPLAVRAHDTSPLRPDETYAPTDVVHF